From Chlorocebus sabaeus isolate Y175 chromosome 15, mChlSab1.0.hap1, whole genome shotgun sequence, the proteins below share one genomic window:
- the ZIC1 gene encoding zinc finger protein ZIC 1 codes for MLLDAGPQYPAIGVTTFGASRHHSAGDVAERDVGLGINPFADGMGAFKLNPSSHELASAGQTAFTSQAPGYAAAAALGHHHHPGHVGSYSSAAFNSTRDFLFRNRGFGDAAAAASAQHSLFAASAGGFGGPHGHTDAAGHLLFPGLHEQAAGHASPNVVNGQMRLGFSGDMYPRPEQYGQVTSPRSEHYAAPQLHGYGPMNVNMAAHHGAGAFFRYMRQPIKQELICKWIEPEQLANPKKSCNKTFSTMHELVTHVTVEHVGGPEQSNHICFWEECPREGKPFKAKYKLVNHIRVHTGEKPFPCPFPGCGKVFARSENLKIHKRTHTGEKPFKCEFEGCDRRFANSSDRKKHMHVHTSDKPYLCKMCDKSYTHPSSLRKHMKVHESSSQGSQPSPAASSGYESSTPPTIVSPSTDNPTTSSLSPSSSAVHHTAGHSALSSNFNEWYV; via the exons ATGCTCCTGGACGCCGGCCCCCAGTACCCAGCGATCGGCGTGACCACCTTTGGCGCGTCCCGCCACCACTCCGCGGGCGACGTGGCCGAACGAGACGTGGGCCTGGGCATCAACCCGTTCGCCGACGGCATGGGCGCCTTCAAGCTCAACCCTAGTTCGCACGAGCTGGCTTCGGCCGGCCAGACAGCCTTCACGTCGCAGGCGCCAGGTTACGCGGCTGCTGCGGCCCTGGGCCATCACCATCACCCGGGCCACGTCGGCTCCTATTCCAGCGCAGCCTTCAACTCCACGCGGGACTTTCTGTTCCGCAACCGGGGTTTTGGCGACGCGGCGGCGGCAGCCAGCGCACAGCACAGCCTCTTTGCTGCATCGGCCGGGGGCTTCGGGGGCCCACACGGCCACACGGACGCCGCGGGCCACCTCCTCTTCCCCGGGCTTCATGAGCAGGCTGCCGGCCACGCGTCGCCTAACGTGGTCAACGGGCAGATGAGGCTCGGCTTCTCGGGGGACATGTACCCGCGACCGGAGCAGTACGGCCAGGTGACCAGCCCGCGTTCCGAGCACTATGCTGCGCCGCAGCTGCACGGCTACGGGCCCATGAACGTGAACATGGCCGCGCATCACGGCGCCGGCGCCTTCTTCCGCTACATGCGCCAACCCATCAAGCAAGAGCTCATCTGCAAGTGGATCGAGCCCGAGCAGCTGGCCAACCCCAAAAAGTCGTGCAACAAAACTTTTAGCACCATGCACGAGCTAGTCACGCACGTCACCGTGGAGCACGTAGGTGGCCCGGAGCAGAGTAATCACATCTGCTTCTGGGAGGAGTGTCCGCGCGAGGGCAAGCCCTTCAAAGCCAAATACAAACTGGTTAACCACATCCGCGTGCACACGGGGGAGAAGCCCTttccctgccccttccctggcTGTGGCAAGGTCTTCGCGCGCTCCGAGAACTTAAAGATCCACAAAAGGACGCACACAG GGGAGAAGCCCTTCAAGTGCGAGTTTGAGGGCTGTGACCGGCGCTTCGCTAACAGCAGCGACCGCAAGAagcacatgcacgtgcacacgaGCGACAAGCCCTATCTTTGCAAGATGTGCGACAAGTCCTACACGCATCCCAGTTCGCTGCGCAAACACATGAAG GTCCACGAATCCTCCTCGCAGGGCTCGCAGCCTTCGCCGGCCGCCAGCTCCGGCTACGAATCCTCCACGCCTCCCACCATCGTGTCTCCCTCCACAGACAACCCGACCACCAGCTCCTTATCTCCCTCCTCCTCCGCAGTCCACCACACAGCCGGCCACAGCGCGCTCTCTTCCAATTTTAACGAATGGTACgtttaa
- the ZIC4 gene encoding zinc finger protein ZIC 4 isoform X3, with protein MPPFCRNAKLGLLSFLICTGRSLLPLGKNAFWLEIIENNNTLWEKAQSQKMRYKTSLVMRKRLRLYRNTLKESSSSSGHHGPQLTVASSPSVFPGLHEEPPQASPSHPLNGLLRLGLPGDMYARPEPFPPGPAARSDALAAAAALHGYGGMNLTVNLAAPHGPGAFFRYMRQPIKQELICKWLAADGTAPPSLCSKTFSTMHELVTHVTVEHVGGPEQANHICFWEECPRQGKPFKAKYKLVNHIRVHTGEKPFPCPFPGCGKVFARSENLKIHKRTHTGEKPFRCEFEGCERRFANSSDRKKHSHVHTSDKPYTCKVRGCDKCYTHPSSLRKHMKVHGRSPPPSSGYDSATPSALVSPSSDCGHESQVASSAAVAARSADLSEWYVCQGLGPTAAAPAAILSQELPPGPAAAAAASGIRAASVVAASAHTGCRVGHVSEA; from the exons ATGCCGCCCTTCTGTAGGAATGCAAAGTTAGGcctcctttctttcctgatttgCACTGGAAGGAGCTTATTACCTTTGGGGAAGAATGCCTTTTGGttagaaataattgaaaataataatacccTCTGGGAAAAG GCTCAAAGTCAGAAAATGAGATACAAGACATCCTTGGTGATGAGGAAACGATTACGGCTTTACCGAAACACTCTGAAAGAGTCAA GTAGCAGCTCTGGACACCATGGCCCCCAGCTCACCGTCGCCTCCAGCCCCTCGGTGTTCCCGGGACTCCATGAGGAGCCTCCCCAGGCTTCCCCCAGCCATCCTTTGAATGGACTCCTGCGTCTGGGGCTCCCTGGAGACATGTACGCGCGGCCAGAACCCTTCCCGCCAGGGCCTGCGGCCCGCAGCGACGCCCTGGCAGCTGCCGCAGCTCTGCATGGCTACGGGGGCATGAACCTGACGGTGAACCTCGCTGCGCCCCACGGTCCTGGCGCTTTCTTCCGCTACATGCGCCAGCCCATCAAACAGGAGCTCATCTGCAAATGGCTGGCGGCCGACGGCACCGCGCCCCCGAGCCTCTGCTCCAAAACTTTCAGCACCATGCACGAGCTGGTCACGCACGTCACCGTGGAGCACGTCGGCGGCCCGGAACAGGCCAACCACATTTGCTTCTGGGAGGAGTGTCCGCGCCAGGGCAAGCCCTTCAAAGCCAAATACAAACTTGTAAATCACATCCGCGTGCACACGGGCGAGAAGCCCTTCCCTTGTCCTTTCCCGGGGTGTGGGAAGGTCTTTGCTAGATCAGAAAATCTCAAAATACACAAACGAACTCACACAG GCGAGAAGCCCTTCAGATGCGAGTTCGAGGGCTGTGAGCGGCGCTTCGCCAACAGCAGCGACCGCAAGAAGCATTCGCACGTGCACACTAGCGACAAGCCATACACGTGCAAGGTGCGGGGCTGCGACAAGTGCTACACGCACCCCAGCTCGCTGCGTAAGCACATGAAGGTGCACGGGCGCTCGCCGCCGCCCAGCTCTGGCTATGATTCGGCTACACCGTCTGCCCTCGTGTCGCCCTCGTCAGACTGCGGCCACGAGTCCCAGGTGGCCTCctcggcggcggtggcggcgcgTAGTGCCGACTTGAGCGAATGGTATGTGTGTCAGGGCTTGGGCCCCACCGCGGCTGCCCCCGCCGCGATCCTCAGCCAAGAGCTACCACCTGGccctgctgctgccgccgccgcctccgGTATTAGGGCTGCCTCTGTGGTTGCTGCTTCCGCACACACCGGATGCAGAGTAGGCCACGTTTCTGAGGCATGA
- the ZIC4 gene encoding zinc finger protein ZIC 4 isoform X2 — protein MRYKTSLVMRKRLRLYRNTLKESSSSSGHHGPQLTVASSPSVFPGLHEEPPQASPSHPLNGLLRLGLPGDMYARPEPFPPGPAARSDALAAAAALHGYGGMNLTVNLAAPHGPGAFFRYMRQPIKQELICKWLAADGTAPPSLCSKTFSTMHELVTHVTVEHVGGPEQANHICFWEECPRQGKPFKAKYKLVNHIRVHTGEKPFPCPFPGCGKVFARSENLKIHKRTHTGEKPFRCEFEGCERRFANSSDRKKHSHVHTSDKPYTCKVRGCDKCYTHPSSLRKHMKVHGRSPPPSSGYDSATPSALVSPSSDCGHESQVASSAAVAARSADLSE, from the exons ATGAGATACAAGACATCCTTGGTGATGAGGAAACGATTACGGCTTTACCGAAACACTCTGAAAGAGTCAA GTAGCAGCTCTGGACACCATGGCCCCCAGCTCACCGTCGCCTCCAGCCCCTCGGTGTTCCCGGGACTCCATGAGGAGCCTCCCCAGGCTTCCCCCAGCCATCCTTTGAATGGACTCCTGCGTCTGGGGCTCCCTGGAGACATGTACGCGCGGCCAGAACCCTTCCCGCCAGGGCCTGCGGCCCGCAGCGACGCCCTGGCAGCTGCCGCAGCTCTGCATGGCTACGGGGGCATGAACCTGACGGTGAACCTCGCTGCGCCCCACGGTCCTGGCGCTTTCTTCCGCTACATGCGCCAGCCCATCAAACAGGAGCTCATCTGCAAATGGCTGGCGGCCGACGGCACCGCGCCCCCGAGCCTCTGCTCCAAAACTTTCAGCACCATGCACGAGCTGGTCACGCACGTCACCGTGGAGCACGTCGGCGGCCCGGAACAGGCCAACCACATTTGCTTCTGGGAGGAGTGTCCGCGCCAGGGCAAGCCCTTCAAAGCCAAATACAAACTTGTAAATCACATCCGCGTGCACACGGGCGAGAAGCCCTTCCCTTGTCCTTTCCCGGGGTGTGGGAAGGTCTTTGCTAGATCAGAAAATCTCAAAATACACAAACGAACTCACACAG GCGAGAAGCCCTTCAGATGCGAGTTCGAGGGCTGTGAGCGGCGCTTCGCCAACAGCAGCGACCGCAAGAAGCATTCGCACGTGCACACTAGCGACAAGCCATACACGTGCAAGGTGCGGGGCTGCGACAAGTGCTACACGCACCCCAGCTCGCTGCGTAAGCACATGAAGGTGCACGGGCGCTCGCCGCCGCCCAGCTCTGGCTATGATTCGGCTACACCGTCTGCCCTCGTGTCGCCCTCGTCAGACTGCGGCCACGAGTCCCAGGTGGCCTCctcggcggcggtggcggcgcgTAGTGCCGACTTGAGCGAATG
- the ZIC4 gene encoding zinc finger protein ZIC 4 isoform X1, translating to MRYKTSLVMRKRLRLYRNTLKESSSSSGHHGPQLTVASSPSVFPGLHEEPPQASPSHPLNGLLRLGLPGDMYARPEPFPPGPAARSDALAAAAALHGYGGMNLTVNLAAPHGPGAFFRYMRQPIKQELICKWLAADGTAPPSLCSKTFSTMHELVTHVTVEHVGGPEQANHICFWEECPRQGKPFKAKYKLVNHIRVHTGEKPFPCPFPGCGKVFARSENLKIHKRTHTGEKPFRCEFEGCERRFANSSDRKKHSHVHTSDKPYTCKVRGCDKCYTHPSSLRKHMKVHGRSPPPSSGYDSATPSALVSPSSDCGHESQVASSAAVAARSADLSEWYVCQGLGPTAAAPAAILSQELPPGPAAAAAASGIRAASVVAASAHTGCRVGHVSEA from the exons ATGAGATACAAGACATCCTTGGTGATGAGGAAACGATTACGGCTTTACCGAAACACTCTGAAAGAGTCAA GTAGCAGCTCTGGACACCATGGCCCCCAGCTCACCGTCGCCTCCAGCCCCTCGGTGTTCCCGGGACTCCATGAGGAGCCTCCCCAGGCTTCCCCCAGCCATCCTTTGAATGGACTCCTGCGTCTGGGGCTCCCTGGAGACATGTACGCGCGGCCAGAACCCTTCCCGCCAGGGCCTGCGGCCCGCAGCGACGCCCTGGCAGCTGCCGCAGCTCTGCATGGCTACGGGGGCATGAACCTGACGGTGAACCTCGCTGCGCCCCACGGTCCTGGCGCTTTCTTCCGCTACATGCGCCAGCCCATCAAACAGGAGCTCATCTGCAAATGGCTGGCGGCCGACGGCACCGCGCCCCCGAGCCTCTGCTCCAAAACTTTCAGCACCATGCACGAGCTGGTCACGCACGTCACCGTGGAGCACGTCGGCGGCCCGGAACAGGCCAACCACATTTGCTTCTGGGAGGAGTGTCCGCGCCAGGGCAAGCCCTTCAAAGCCAAATACAAACTTGTAAATCACATCCGCGTGCACACGGGCGAGAAGCCCTTCCCTTGTCCTTTCCCGGGGTGTGGGAAGGTCTTTGCTAGATCAGAAAATCTCAAAATACACAAACGAACTCACACAG GCGAGAAGCCCTTCAGATGCGAGTTCGAGGGCTGTGAGCGGCGCTTCGCCAACAGCAGCGACCGCAAGAAGCATTCGCACGTGCACACTAGCGACAAGCCATACACGTGCAAGGTGCGGGGCTGCGACAAGTGCTACACGCACCCCAGCTCGCTGCGTAAGCACATGAAGGTGCACGGGCGCTCGCCGCCGCCCAGCTCTGGCTATGATTCGGCTACACCGTCTGCCCTCGTGTCGCCCTCGTCAGACTGCGGCCACGAGTCCCAGGTGGCCTCctcggcggcggtggcggcgcgTAGTGCCGACTTGAGCGAATGGTATGTGTGTCAGGGCTTGGGCCCCACCGCGGCTGCCCCCGCCGCGATCCTCAGCCAAGAGCTACCACCTGGccctgctgctgccgccgccgcctccgGTATTAGGGCTGCCTCTGTGGTTGCTGCTTCCGCACACACCGGATGCAGAGTAGGCCACGTTTCTGAGGCATGA